AGTTTTCATTTTTTATAAATTAATTCACAAATATAGTAATTCCCAATTTATTCAAGAGCAAAAAAAGTTTTTTACTATTTTATAAAAAAAAGGAAGCAAAGAATTGTTTATTGAAAAATAATTGTAAATTTGCAAACTCAAAATAACAGAATAAAATAAAAAGTTATAATGAATTTATACCTTTCCTGTTAAAAGGAAAGCTTCAAAAGGAGTTATAGCCAAACAAATAAAAAGAATTACAAGATGAAAAAAGGTGTACACCCAGAAAATTACAGATTAGTTGCTTTTAAAGACATGTCTAACGAAGACGTTTTTATTACTAAATCTACAGCAGATACAAGAGAAACAATTACAGTTGATGGTGTTGAATACCCAGTTGTAAAAATGGAGATCTCTAGAACGTCTCACCCTTTTTACACAGGTAAAAACAAACTTATCGATACTGCAGGACGTATTGACAAGTTCAAAACTAAATACGCTAAACACGTTAAATAATTTTAACTTGTTTTCAATTATACTAAAGCCTTCCATTTCGGGAGGCTTTTTTATTGATATAAATTGGGATGGATAAGAGGTAAACTTGTTAATGAAACCAATAAAAACTTTGTAACTTTGGTCCTTTGTAACTTTGAAACTTTATAAAATGAATTACATACTTTTTGACGGGCCTGCTCGTAATGCTTTATTGCCTTTTACATTTACTCGCCCCGTTGCTGATATTCTTATTGGAATCATGACGATACGTCAAAAATGGGAAATGCATTTGGGATCAACCACCACTACTTTGACTGAGGAATATTTATCTGAAAAATATCCAATGGTAGAATTAGAAGAAAATGTGATGATTAATGCTTCTTTTATTCCGAATCCAGTTTTAGTGGAAATGATTTATAATCTAGAAGCAAATCAAGCGATTTTTAAAGGGGATGAAGTAATCGCTTTTTATACACATGAAAATCAAGAAGAAGTAGATTTTGATTCCTATGAAGTTTTTGAATATGAAGAAGAATGCTTGACTGTCATGAATACTTGGGATATTTTTTCAAAAAATGATGCTTCTATTCGGGAAGATTTTGAATTCTTGACAGAAGATAGAAAATCACAACCCATTCCAAAAAGTGTCAATGTAATCGCTCCAGAAAATATTTTTATCGAAGAAGGGGCTAAGTTGGAGTTTGTAACGCTTAATGCTTCAACGGGTCCTATATATATAGGTAAGGATTCTTTAATTATGGAAGGATCTGTAATTCGTGGTCCTTTTGCTTTATGTGAAGGCGCAGTTGTAAAGATGGCAGCTAAAATTTATGGTGCCACTACTGTAGGATCAAACTCTAAAGTAGGAGGGGAAATCAATAATTCAGTATTATTTCCTAATTCTAATAAAGGACATGATGGTTTCTTAGGAAATTCTGTTTTAGGGGAATGGTGTAATATTGGTGCTGATAGTAATAATTCGAATCTAAAAAATAATTACGAAGAGGTGCGTTTGTGGAGTTATGAAACGGAAGGCTTTGCTAAAACGGGACTTCAATTTTGTGGTTTGATAATGGGTGATCATAGTAAATGTGGTATTAATACCATGTTTAATACGGGAACTGTTATTGGTGTAAGTGCTAATATTTTTGGAAGTGGATTTCCTCGTAATTTTGTGCCTAGTTTTTCTTGGGGAGGAGCTTCTGGTTTTACAACTTACATCACTAAAAAAGCTTTTGAAACGGCTCGTTTAGTCATGAGTCGCAGAAATATTGATTTTGATGAAAAAGAAGCGGCTATATTAGAACATGTTTTTGAAGAAACTAAAAAATGGAGAAAAGAATAACTTTTTTACTAATTACTTTAAAGGCCTTATCAATTTAGATAAGGCCTTTTTTTTGGGCTTCATTATGGTATTTTATGATAATCATTTTTGTATGTGATGGGTTAGCGTTAAAATGTTAAATTATATATAAAATTATCGTTTTAAATTTCAACTTGATTTTTAGATAAATAATTAGTTTTTGCCGTTTTTTATGGCTTTAAGCTAGTTTTTTTTATCTATATGTTTTAGTTTTATCAAAAAATAGGAGTAAAACGATTGTTTTATTGATTTTTTAATAATTATTAATCTAAAATAAATATATGGAAGAGATTATTGGCGTGTTAAATGATATTGTATGGAGTAATGCTTTAATTGTTCTCTGTTTAGGAACGGGACTCTATTTTTCTTTAAGAACTCGTTTTTTACAAGTTCGTCATATACGTGAAATGTTTCGCTTGTTGTTTGATGGCGAAAGCTCAGAGTCAGGCGTGTCTTCTTTTCAAGCTTTATCAATGTCTTTGGCTGGTAGAGTAGGTACTGGAAATATCGCAGGTGTAGCGACCGCAATTGCCTTTGGTGGTCCAGGTGCTATGTTTTGGATGTGGATGGTAGCGTTCTTAGGTGCTAGTACGGCATTTGTTGAAGCGACTTTGGCGCAAATTTATAAAGAAAAGCATTTAGGTCAGTTTCGTGGAGGTCCCGCTTTTTATATTGAAAGAGGATTAGGAGTAAAATGGTTTGGTATTTTATTCGCAGTGGTTTCGGTAATCTCTGCAGGTTTATTACTGCCGGGGGTTCAAGCAAACTCTGTTGCTGATGGAATTCAAAATGCATTTCAATTAGATACTTGGATTTCTGGAGTTGCAGTGGCTATTATATTTGGGCTGATTGTATTTGGTGGAGTAAAAAGAATAGCTAAATTTACAGAGTATGTTGTGCCTATTATGGCAATTGGTTATATTTTAATCGTATTAGTTATCATTGCAATTGATTATGATCAACTTCCTGGAGTAATTTCATTAGTTTTCAAAAGTGCTTTTAATATGGAAGCTGGTTTTGGAGCTGTTTTTGGTCTTGCAGTACAATG
The Flavobacterium sp. WC2421 genome window above contains:
- a CDS encoding GlmU family protein — its product is MNYILFDGPARNALLPFTFTRPVADILIGIMTIRQKWEMHLGSTTTTLTEEYLSEKYPMVELEENVMINASFIPNPVLVEMIYNLEANQAIFKGDEVIAFYTHENQEEVDFDSYEVFEYEEECLTVMNTWDIFSKNDASIREDFEFLTEDRKSQPIPKSVNVIAPENIFIEEGAKLEFVTLNASTGPIYIGKDSLIMEGSVIRGPFALCEGAVVKMAAKIYGATTVGSNSKVGGEINNSVLFPNSNKGHDGFLGNSVLGEWCNIGADSNNSNLKNNYEEVRLWSYETEGFAKTGLQFCGLIMGDHSKCGINTMFNTGTVIGVSANIFGSGFPRNFVPSFSWGGASGFTTYITKKAFETARLVMSRRNIDFDEKEAAILEHVFEETKKWRKE
- a CDS encoding alanine/glycine:cation symporter family protein translates to MEEIIGVLNDIVWSNALIVLCLGTGLYFSLRTRFLQVRHIREMFRLLFDGESSESGVSSFQALSMSLAGRVGTGNIAGVATAIAFGGPGAMFWMWMVAFLGASTAFVEATLAQIYKEKHLGQFRGGPAFYIERGLGVKWFGILFAVVSVISAGLLLPGVQANSVADGIQNAFQLDTWISGVAVAIIFGLIVFGGVKRIAKFTEYVVPIMAIGYILIVLVIIAIDYDQLPGVISLVFKSAFNMEAGFGAVFGLAVQWGVKRGIYSNEAGQGTAPHIAAAANVSHPTKQGLVQSFSVYIDTLLVCSATGFMLLITGKYNVQNPAFGTSGASEFLYNGAQNVTVGPGFTQSAMDSVFPGFGSYFVAIALFFFAFTTILAYYYIAETNISYLTRNLKSPIYTHLLKLVMMLVIMYGSINQAKLAWDIGDLGVGLMAWFNIIAIILLQKPALAALKDYEKQKKEGKDPVFDPEDIGVYNAHIWHTINKKKEE
- a CDS encoding type B 50S ribosomal protein L31 → MKKGVHPENYRLVAFKDMSNEDVFITKSTADTRETITVDGVEYPVVKMEISRTSHPFYTGKNKLIDTAGRIDKFKTKYAKHVK